GGATGCCCACGCTGGCCATCGTGAAGCGGGAAGAGAATGGTCGAGGCGCTGGCCGCCTCGCTCAACGCACGCAGAGTCTGAGGAGCGATCCACGGCATGTCGCCGAGCAGGATGGCCACGGCCTGAGCCTTGGAGTCCACCAGAGAAGCCGCGCCGGCTGCCAGGCTGTGCCCCATGCCGAACGCCGCTTGCGGGCTGTGGATAACCCGGCAGCCGGCGGGCAGGCCGAAATCCTCCGCCCGCTCGCCGTCACGCAGCACCACCCGTACTTCAGCGAACACCGCCAGCGCGCGTTCAACGCTATGCGCCAGCAGGTTGCGCCCGTCGGGCAAGGTCGCGCGGCGCTTGTCCGCGCCGAAGCGCGAGCCCTGGCCGGCAGCCAGGACCAGCGCCACGACCGTCACAGCGCCTCGCGGGCGATGCCGCTGCGGGTGCGCAGGATGTCGGCGAGCACGGCCAGGGCGATTTCCGCCGGGGTCTTGCTGCCCAGGTTGAGGCCGATGGGCGCGTGAATGCGCGCCAGTTCGGTCTCGCTCAGGCCTCCCACCCGTACCAGGCGCTCGCGGCGCTTTTCGGAAGTGGTGCGCGAACCCATCACGCCGATGTAGAAGGCCTCGGTGCGCACGGCCTCGAGCATCGCCAGGTCGTCGATCTTCGGGTCGTGGGTCAGGGCGACCACGGCGGTGTCCGCGTGGCAGCCGCCGTTTGCGATGAAGATCGACGGCAGTTCGCGGCGGATTTCGATGCCGTCCAGCACCACGCCGTCCAGCGCTTCTTCGCGGGGATCACAGAGGATGACTTCGAAGCCCAGCCCCTTGCCGAACTCCGCGCAGAAGTGCGCGACGCTGGAGTACCCGGCCAGCAGCAAGCGCTGCGCAGCGCCGACGCGCAGACGCACGCGGGCTTCGTCACGCTCGACCCGCGGGCCGTGCTCGTGGTCGTCGCTCAGGCGGCGGCTGCCGTCCTGCAGGTTCACTTCGCGCAGCAGGCGGCGCTGGCCGAGCAGCGCCGATTCCAGCTCGCGCAGGTGGGCCTGCACGTCGCAATCGGGCACGAGGTTTTCCACCAGCACGTCGAGGATGCCGCCGCAGGGCAAGCGGATGTTCGTGCGGGTGTCGGTGCCGTCGCCGTAGCGCACGACGACCACCGGTTCGCTGAACTCGCCCTCGGCGACGCGTTCGAGGAAATCATCCTCGACGCAGCCCCCGGAGAGCGAACCCACCCACTGGCCGCTGGCGTTGACCGCCAGCAGCGAGCCCGGCGCGCGGGGCGCCGAGCCGTAGGTGAAGAGCACGCTGCACAGCCACACGCGCTGCCCGGCGTTGGACCACTGGAGCGCCTGTCGGACTACTTGCAGATCGAGATGCTGCACGACTCACTCCGCCTTGAGTTGAGCGACCTGTTGTACGCCCATGTCGCCCGGCAAGCCACCCCAGGCCTGACGCAGGTAGTTGATCAGGTCGGTGAGCTGCTCGTCGCTGAGCTTGTCGGCAAAGCCCGGCATCGGTTGCATACGCTCGAAGCCGGTGAACTGCTGCTCGCGGATGCCCTCGACAATGACCTTGGCCAGGTTGCGCGAATCGGCCAGGCGCAAGGTGGTATTGCCCTGCATGGCCACGGCGATGTGCGGCTTGCCCTCGCCGTCGTTGCCGTGACAACCGGCGCAGACGTTGAGGTACTGCTGGCGGCCACGCTTGGCGCTGTCGCTGAGCTGGTCCTGGGCAACTGCCTGGACCACCTTGGCCTGCGGCGGCTGATCGCCCAGCAGGTAGGTGGACATGGCAGCCAGGTCCTCGTCGCCCAGGTGCTGGGTGCTCAGGTGCATCACCGGGAACATCTCGTTGAACATGCTGCCCTGGGGGCTCATGCCGTGCTTGAGGAAGCCGGTGAGGTCGGCACTGGTCCAGCCGCGCTCGGCCAGGTCCTGGGCCAGCAGGCTCGGGGCGCTGTAGCCGTTGAGCAGGCCGCCGGTGAGGCGCTTGTCCTGCTGCAGCGCGCCGATGCTGTTGCGCGGGGTGTGGCACTCGCCGCAATGGCCGAGCACTTCCACCAGGTACTGGCCGCGCTGGTAGGCGTCGCTCTTACCCTCGGTGCTTTCGAGCTGGACGCTCTTGCCGTAGAGCATGTTCCAGCCCGACAGCCCCATCCGCACGTTGAACGGGAAGCTCAGGCTGGTTTCCGGAGCGGCGCGGTGCACCGGCGTCTGGCTCATCAGGTAGGCGTAAAGGGCATCGCTGTCCTCGCGCTTGATGAGGTGGTACGAGGTGTAGGGCATGGCCGGGTAGAGGTTGGCGCCGTCCTTGCGCTTGCCCTCGGTGAGGGCAGCGAAGAAGTCGTCAGCGCTGTAGTTGCCGATGCCGAAGTCCTTGTCCGGGGTGATGTTGCTGCCGTAGATGGTGCCGAACGGCGAGTGGATCGGCAGGCCGCCGGCGAACGGCGCGCCGCCCTCGGCGGTGTGGCAGGCCATGCAGTCGGCGGCGCGGGAGACGTACTCGCCGCGCTTGATCAGTTCCTGGTCGGCCGCCTGGGCAGTGACCGCAAGGCCGAGGCCGACAGCCAGCGTGAGGCCGGAAAGAATGCGCTGCATGCTTAGCCCTCCTTGACCAGGCCGAGATCGGTCAGCACTTCGCGGGTGGCGTCGTAGTAACGCACGTACCCGGTGCAGCGACAGATGTGATGGCCGAGGCTCGCCTCGATGGTCGATTCCAGTTCGCTCTTCTTCAGCGGCTGGCGCTGGGCCTTCTCCACCAGCACGGTGGCGGCGTTGACGAAGCCCGGTGCACAGTAGCTGCACTGGAAGGCGAAACGGTCGACGAACTTCTGCTGGATCGGGTTCAGTTCCTTCACCGAACCGTCGTCCTCGCGCTTGGCGTGGCCCTCGATGGTGCGCACCTTCTTGCCTTCGAAGTAGTGCGCGCCGGTGATGCAGGTACGCACTTCCTCGCTGGTGCCGTCGGGGTTGTCGACGATCACCACGCAGGCGTGGCAGATGCCCTGGCCGCAGCCCAGGCGCGAACCGGTGAGGTTCTGGTATTCGTGCAGGTAGTCGATCATCGGCAGGTCCTCGGGAACCTCGACCGGACCGACGGTTTGACCATTGATGGTCAGGTTGAGCGGACGGTTAGCCATTGAGGGCCTCCTTGATGCGAGCGGGGGTGATGGGCAGGTCGCGGACGCGCTTGCCGATGGCGTGGGCCACGGCGTTGCCGATGGCGCCGACCACCGGGATCATCACCACCTCGGCGATGCCCTTGGACGGGTCGCTGGGCGACAGCGGCGGAAGGATTTCCGAGCTCTGCTGCCAGACGGCCACGTCTTTCGCCTTCGGGAGACGGTAGCGGTTGAAGTTCCAGTCGCCCTCGCCCGGGCCACCCTCGTACAGCGGCATGTCTTCCAGCAGCGCATGGCCGATGCCCATCGCGGTGCCGCCTTCGATCTGGCCTTTCACCAGCTCGGGCACCAGCACGCGGCCGCACTCGATCCAGCTGTGGTGGTTGAGCACGCTGACTTCGCCGTTGCCCTTGTTCACCTTCAGCTCGACGATGGTCGCCACCGGGCTGTAGTAGGTCACTGCGGCGTTGTTCAGTTGCACCGGCGGATAGGCCACGTTCTGGCGATCCAGCAGGTGGAAGCCGGCGCTGTTCATCTGCGCCTTCTTCACGCTTGGCGCGCCGTCGCCGTATTTCACGGCCAGGGCGTCCAGCGGCAGGCGGTCGCGTACGCCATCGATGACGTAGTCGCACTCCGCCCAGCTCCAGCGGTTGAAGCCGTGGACGGTGGCGCCGGTGACCAGGCCCTTGTCGTGGGCGACCTGGGCCAGTTCGGCGAACGACAGCGGCTGCAGGCCGTTGGCGGTGAGCTTGCCGTCGACCCAGTGGGCGTCTTCGCGGCGCACCACCAGCGGGTTGGCCGCGCCGTTGAACGGGCCGCGACGCCAGATTTCCAGGGCCGCCGGCCACAGGCCGTGGTTGAACAGCACGCGCGCCGCTTCACGGGTGGCGTGGCTGAAGTAGTAGGCCGAGTTGGTCGCCGACGACGCCGAAGCGTACTTGCCGACCCAGCGCGGGTTGCGCAGCTTCTCGTCCTGGGTGGGCTGGCTCATGGTGTAGGGATCTTCGCCGCTGAGCAGCTGAAGTTCCGGCCACTCGGTCTCGGCGGTCTTCATCTCGTCCGCCGGTTTGCCGAGGAAGTCGGCCACCACCAGCGCCTGGGAGGTGGACATGCCGGTGCCGATCTCGATGCCGATATGGCGCATGTGCACCTTGCCCTGGGCATCGAACTCGATGCTCGCCATGGGCGCTTCGGAGCCGGTGCCGAAGTCCTTCTGGCAGATGGCGAAGCCAACGCCGTACCAGTGATCCGGGTCCTTGGCGTCCATCTCTTTCTTGCGCGCGTCGCGAGTCTTCCACCACTCGTGGGCGGCAGCCTTGTCGAGGATCTCGTGCAGGCGCAGGGCGCCGGCAGGAATCGCGCCCTGG
This Pseudomonas sp. ATCC 13867 DNA region includes the following protein-coding sequences:
- a CDS encoding nucleotidyltransferase family protein, translated to MTVVALVLAAGQGSRFGADKRRATLPDGRNLLAHSVERALAVFAEVRVVLRDGERAEDFGLPAGCRVIHSPQAAFGMGHSLAAGAASLVDSKAQAVAILLGDMPWIAPQTLRALSEAASASTILFPLHDGQRGHPVLFGRDFWPELSRLSGDEGARAVVQAHRDRCLTLNVADAGVLRDVDTPDALSG
- a CDS encoding XdhC family protein is translated as MQHLDLQVVRQALQWSNAGQRVWLCSVLFTYGSAPRAPGSLLAVNASGQWVGSLSGGCVEDDFLERVAEGEFSEPVVVVRYGDGTDTRTNIRLPCGGILDVLVENLVPDCDVQAHLRELESALLGQRRLLREVNLQDGSRRLSDDHEHGPRVERDEARVRLRVGAAQRLLLAGYSSVAHFCAEFGKGLGFEVILCDPREEALDGVVLDGIEIRRELPSIFIANGGCHADTAVVALTHDPKIDDLAMLEAVRTEAFYIGVMGSRTTSEKRRERLVRVGGLSETELARIHAPIGLNLGSKTPAEIALAVLADILRTRSGIAREAL
- a CDS encoding cytochrome c; translated protein: MQRILSGLTLAVGLGLAVTAQAADQELIKRGEYVSRAADCMACHTAEGGAPFAGGLPIHSPFGTIYGSNITPDKDFGIGNYSADDFFAALTEGKRKDGANLYPAMPYTSYHLIKREDSDALYAYLMSQTPVHRAAPETSLSFPFNVRMGLSGWNMLYGKSVQLESTEGKSDAYQRGQYLVEVLGHCGECHTPRNSIGALQQDKRLTGGLLNGYSAPSLLAQDLAERGWTSADLTGFLKHGMSPQGSMFNEMFPVMHLSTQHLGDEDLAAMSTYLLGDQPPQAKVVQAVAQDQLSDSAKRGRQQYLNVCAGCHGNDGEGKPHIAVAMQGNTTLRLADSRNLAKVIVEGIREQQFTGFERMQPMPGFADKLSDEQLTDLINYLRQAWGGLPGDMGVQQVAQLKAE
- a CDS encoding (2Fe-2S)-binding protein; amino-acid sequence: MANRPLNLTINGQTVGPVEVPEDLPMIDYLHEYQNLTGSRLGCGQGICHACVVIVDNPDGTSEEVRTCITGAHYFEGKKVRTIEGHAKREDDGSVKELNPIQQKFVDRFAFQCSYCAPGFVNAATVLVEKAQRQPLKKSELESTIEASLGHHICRCTGYVRYYDATREVLTDLGLVKEG